A single Parabacteroides timonensis DNA region contains:
- a CDS encoding RagB/SusD family nutrient uptake outer membrane protein: MKLKNIVSLASLAFLLGAASCNVLDTQPFESYDEATVWGAKSTADAFVTGTMSDIMYGYINGNQTNWEERTSNAVHSNGGNGIVREQIDRYNGDGGFGDFGSIRRCNLIIEKATEYAGQGLSDAESKDLVAKGKLLRALTYYRQARTMGRFVWVDRVLAPADTASNGLMMSTTKTTTESYTYILNDIDAAIPDLPTSVKAGELSRNMAYAFKSEIALQAAAYETDATKKREWLKASIAAADAVEGASLGTDFGSIFNEKDRYSSEIIFAVYRDKANTNTDAIAPLQNVMPNTNNDNLVKNGCGPLFQTNGGQPFIGWLWWAPTQNLVDGYEVLDEATGQGVAWNESTQFKNNITLVQGSAPDWAIDQEKAEVLFYGNAKSDKSVSEIMYSNRDARFYGTFAYDGCTWWNEDIYTTVNGNLWRKSNGNLGPHMGLSNYYWKKGVYNVEPRVLAGTPTDYHYVVTRYGRVLLNKAEAILWLAGMGEGNYSDAVALCNQTRTVHAKLPAKQINNLQEAWNFYKQERRCELPMENDYYWSLLRWGKHGGYANNGVAPGGKIAGFTEQPTYVEITKDRKSFYIGKVTHGDHDDRQFREDRRYLFPIPQGQIDRNANLGPQNPGW; this comes from the coding sequence ATGAAACTAAAAAATATAGTATCATTAGCATCCTTAGCATTTTTACTTGGAGCAGCTTCCTGTAATGTGTTGGATACTCAGCCCTTTGAAAGTTATGATGAAGCAACCGTATGGGGGGCTAAATCGACGGCTGATGCTTTTGTTACCGGGACGATGAGTGATATAATGTATGGTTATATAAACGGAAACCAGACCAATTGGGAAGAACGAACCAGCAATGCCGTACATTCAAACGGTGGTAACGGAATTGTTCGTGAACAGATCGACCGGTATAATGGTGATGGTGGTTTTGGTGATTTCGGAAGCATTCGCCGTTGTAACCTGATTATTGAAAAAGCAACGGAATATGCAGGACAAGGGCTTTCTGATGCAGAGTCTAAAGATCTGGTTGCAAAAGGTAAGCTGTTGCGTGCATTAACGTATTACCGTCAGGCCCGTACGATGGGACGTTTTGTATGGGTAGACCGTGTATTAGCTCCGGCGGATACCGCCAGTAATGGGCTTATGATGTCTACAACAAAAACAACGACCGAGAGTTATACCTATATCCTGAACGATATAGACGCTGCTATTCCGGATCTTCCAACCTCTGTTAAAGCAGGTGAGTTATCCCGTAATATGGCCTATGCATTCAAGTCGGAGATTGCTTTGCAGGCAGCCGCCTACGAAACCGATGCAACTAAGAAGCGTGAGTGGCTGAAAGCCTCTATTGCGGCTGCTGACGCCGTGGAAGGTGCTTCTCTGGGTACGGATTTCGGTAGTATCTTCAATGAAAAAGACCGTTATTCCAGCGAGATCATTTTTGCAGTTTATCGCGATAAAGCGAATACAAATACGGACGCTATTGCTCCGTTACAGAATGTAATGCCGAATACGAACAACGACAACCTGGTCAAGAACGGTTGCGGTCCGTTGTTCCAGACCAATGGCGGACAACCTTTCATCGGTTGGTTATGGTGGGCACCGACACAGAACCTGGTAGACGGTTACGAAGTGCTAGACGAAGCTACCGGTCAGGGTGTTGCCTGGAACGAATCCACTCAATTCAAGAATAACATTACACTCGTTCAGGGATCGGCTCCGGATTGGGCGATCGACCAGGAAAAAGCGGAAGTGTTGTTCTATGGAAATGCAAAGAGTGACAAGTCGGTCAGTGAGATCATGTACAGCAACCGCGATGCCCGTTTCTACGGAACATTTGCCTATGACGGATGTACCTGGTGGAATGAGGATATTTATACGACGGTAAACGGTAACCTATGGCGTAAATCAAACGGTAATCTGGGTCCTCATATGGGCTTGTCGAATTACTATTGGAAAAAGGGTGTATACAACGTTGAACCCCGTGTGCTGGCCGGTACCCCGACAGACTATCATTATGTAGTAACCCGTTACGGTCGTGTGCTACTGAACAAAGCCGAAGCCATCTTATGGCTGGCGGGAATGGGAGAGGGCAATTATTCGGATGCCGTAGCTCTCTGCAACCAGACTCGTACCGTTCACGCTAAATTACCTGCAAAGCAAATCAATAACCTGCAGGAAGCATGGAACTTCTACAAACAGGAGCGCCGTTGCGAACTGCCGATGGAGAACGATTACTACTGGAGCCTCTTACGTTGGGGTAAGCACGGAGGATATGCCAATAACGGTGTAGCACCGGGTGGAAAGATCGCAGGGTTTACAGAACAACCGACTTACGTAGAGATCACGAAAGACCGTAAATCATTCTATATCGGTAAAGTAACGCATGGCGACCATGATGACCGTCAATTCCGTGAAGACCGTCGTTACTTGTTCCCCATCCCACAAGGACAGATCGACCGTAACGCTAATTTAGGTCCTCAGAATCCGGGTTGGTAA
- a CDS encoding TonB-dependent receptor yields MNEGNISHKTRDQVLRITKLALLFLFVCLWETTAASSYSQVTKLNLEVNGTILQVLKSIENQSEFTFVYKLDEVNLDENVSVDMKNKSINEVLDALLRDKSLGYRITDRHIVLFKKEKEEVKQVSQDNSIVTGTIVDDFGEPIIGANVLVKGESGVGTTTDMRGKFSLDLKDVKSPVLVISFIGYTTLEVVVGSKTTLNITLKEDSKALEEVIVIGYGTNSKRNLTSAVSTVDAEKIKNVPVPNITDALAGRAAGLIVTQAGGGLGKKSTISIRGGGEPIVVIDGFISKYEDFVNLNTDDIESMSVLKDAAAAAVYGARAGDGVLVVKTKGGLKGLRVDYSFNQSWSEPTYLEKKLGSYDRALFDNTVRDLYGLERRWTDEELDKYRTGSDPYNYPNVDWQKLMLRNFAPESKHSLAVRGGSEFNKYYVSFQAYDQGSMYKGSAESYKRYNLRMNETSEFKDLGLTLNFGLDGYISNMKTPRSQYSSGYWHTWGHIQNKSPMELAQNQDGQIYIGYDNPLAEISSESGYLKSDFKMVTGLFNADWNVKGVEGLKLKVSGNYRFGMSDSKSWTKTAPQYDLEGNKGPDYPVSLQYSTYSYRMWTMQYFADYSRSFLDETHNVSATIGYEQSYAFERGFNALRKNYIFMIDQMGAGPSDTMENGGREFESGRAGLVARASYNYKKKYYIEGSMRHDGSDLFPKDRRWGNFFAGSLAWAVSEESFFQPLKDRNILNFFKLRASYGQTGLDSGVGAFSYLTSYGLNERGYVLDGKIVPTFSEGALISDDITWYTRNTFDIGFDFNSLGERLAGSFDYFYMKTTGYLTSPSNVSYADPLGLALPKVKSNGEHRRAGYEFNLSWKDHFGDFNYEVGANFTYFDQLVSSAWDEDLASQKNPYRRSVQQTGNWGNGFTNLGYYQSSDQTLNLPRRDGSSNLVAGDIIYKDMNGDGFIDDNDQWRIGKNSFPRGNYGIYANLSYKGFSANILFQGATSRDMYLDDVVRGQSTGGYTMVYPYQLDYWMPDNTSAKYPRIAMSSNVNGSNNYQTSDFWLVNGRYIRLKSLQFAYDFRTKLLKNVKWLYKCQVVLSGQNLFTISPATKYGFDPENGSTNNYDYPVQRVYAVSVNLGF; encoded by the coding sequence ATGAATGAGGGAAATATTTCTCATAAGACACGCGATCAAGTTTTAAGAATTACGAAATTAGCCTTATTGTTCCTCTTTGTTTGTTTATGGGAAACCACAGCAGCATCTTCTTATTCCCAGGTAACAAAATTGAACCTTGAAGTGAACGGAACGATCCTCCAGGTATTGAAATCCATTGAGAACCAGTCGGAATTTACCTTTGTCTATAAGCTGGATGAGGTGAACCTCGATGAGAACGTATCCGTCGATATGAAAAATAAATCTATTAATGAAGTATTGGATGCCCTGTTACGTGACAAATCGTTGGGATACAGGATTACGGACAGGCATATTGTTTTATTTAAAAAAGAAAAGGAAGAAGTAAAACAAGTGTCACAAGACAATTCGATCGTGACTGGAACGATTGTCGATGACTTCGGTGAGCCCATAATCGGTGCCAATGTCCTTGTAAAAGGGGAATCGGGTGTGGGTACGACAACAGATATGAGGGGTAAGTTTTCTTTAGACCTGAAAGATGTCAAATCTCCTGTATTGGTTATTTCTTTTATCGGTTATACTACACTGGAAGTGGTAGTCGGCAGTAAAACGACGCTGAATATAACCTTGAAGGAAGACTCAAAAGCATTGGAAGAAGTAATCGTTATTGGTTATGGTACCAATTCCAAACGTAATCTTACTTCCGCTGTATCTACTGTGGATGCCGAGAAAATCAAGAACGTTCCCGTTCCCAATATCACAGACGCATTGGCCGGACGTGCTGCCGGTTTGATCGTTACCCAGGCGGGGGGTGGTCTTGGTAAAAAGTCTACCATCTCTATTCGTGGTGGTGGAGAACCAATTGTAGTTATCGATGGATTTATTTCTAAATATGAAGATTTTGTCAACTTGAATACAGACGATATCGAGTCGATGTCTGTATTGAAGGATGCCGCTGCTGCCGCTGTATACGGTGCCCGTGCAGGGGATGGTGTATTGGTTGTAAAAACAAAGGGAGGTTTGAAAGGACTTCGCGTTGATTACTCTTTCAACCAAAGCTGGAGTGAGCCTACTTATCTGGAAAAGAAGCTGGGCTCGTATGACAGAGCTCTATTCGATAACACCGTACGTGATTTGTATGGTCTTGAAAGACGTTGGACCGATGAGGAACTGGATAAGTATCGTACCGGTTCTGATCCATACAACTATCCGAACGTAGACTGGCAAAAGTTGATGCTTCGCAATTTTGCACCGGAAAGCAAACACTCTCTGGCAGTGCGTGGTGGTTCCGAGTTTAATAAGTATTACGTCTCCTTTCAGGCTTACGATCAGGGATCGATGTATAAGGGGAGTGCCGAAAGTTACAAGCGTTATAACCTTCGTATGAATGAAACTTCTGAGTTTAAAGACCTGGGATTAACCCTGAACTTCGGTTTAGATGGATATATATCCAATATGAAGACTCCTCGTTCCCAATATTCCAGCGGTTATTGGCATACCTGGGGGCATATTCAGAACAAAAGTCCTATGGAATTGGCACAGAATCAAGATGGACAGATTTATATCGGTTATGACAATCCTTTGGCAGAGATCTCATCCGAGTCGGGATATTTAAAATCAGACTTTAAAATGGTAACCGGACTGTTCAATGCAGACTGGAATGTGAAAGGTGTAGAAGGCTTGAAACTGAAAGTAAGCGGTAATTATCGATTTGGAATGTCCGATTCCAAATCATGGACAAAAACCGCACCGCAGTATGACCTGGAAGGAAATAAAGGGCCTGATTACCCGGTTAGCTTACAGTATAGCACATATAGCTATCGCATGTGGACCATGCAGTATTTTGCAGATTATAGCCGTTCCTTTCTGGATGAAACACATAATGTTTCTGCCACAATCGGTTATGAGCAGAGTTATGCATTTGAACGTGGATTTAACGCTTTGCGTAAGAATTATATATTCATGATCGATCAGATGGGGGCAGGACCCTCCGATACGATGGAAAATGGTGGCAGGGAATTTGAAAGCGGCCGTGCCGGTTTGGTAGCTAGAGCCTCCTACAACTATAAAAAGAAATATTACATTGAAGGTTCTATGCGTCATGACGGTAGCGACTTGTTTCCGAAAGATCGTCGCTGGGGTAACTTTTTCGCTGGTTCACTGGCATGGGCTGTATCCGAAGAGTCTTTCTTTCAACCGTTGAAAGATCGTAATATTCTGAACTTCTTTAAGCTGCGTGCTTCTTACGGACAAACAGGTTTGGACTCCGGAGTTGGTGCTTTTAGTTACTTGACCTCTTACGGACTTAACGAAAGAGGCTATGTATTAGATGGAAAGATCGTTCCGACTTTCAGCGAAGGTGCTTTGATCAGCGATGATATTACCTGGTATACCCGTAATACATTTGATATAGGTTTCGACTTCAATTCACTGGGTGAACGTTTAGCTGGTAGTTTCGACTATTTCTATATGAAAACGACCGGTTACCTGACTTCTCCTTCGAACGTGAGTTATGCCGATCCGCTCGGTCTGGCTCTTCCGAAGGTTAAATCGAATGGGGAGCACCGTCGTGCCGGTTATGAGTTCAACCTTTCCTGGAAAGATCATTTCGGAGATTTCAATTATGAAGTAGGAGCAAACTTTACCTATTTCGACCAGTTGGTATCCAGTGCCTGGGACGAAGATTTGGCAAGCCAGAAAAATCCATATAGACGTTCCGTACAGCAGACTGGAAACTGGGGTAACGGATTTACGAACCTGGGATATTATCAGAGCTCGGATCAGACTTTAAATTTACCTCGTCGCGATGGTTCATCGAACCTGGTTGCCGGTGATATTATCTATAAGGATATGAACGGTGACGGTTTTATCGATGACAACGACCAATGGCGTATCGGTAAAAATAGTTTCCCACGTGGTAACTATGGTATTTATGCCAACCTGTCTTATAAAGGTTTTTCTGCCAATATTCTGTTCCAGGGAGCAACTTCCCGCGATATGTATCTGGATGATGTGGTACGTGGACAGTCGACCGGAGGATATACGATGGTTTATCCTTATCAATTGGATTATTGGATGCCGGATAATACGAGTGCAAAATATCCGAGAATAGCAATGAGCTCCAATGTCAATGGAAGTAACAACTATCAAACCTCTGATTTTTGGTTGGTGAATGGCCGTTATATCCGTTTGAAATCATTACAGTTCGCTTACGACTTCCGTACGAAGCTATTGAAGAATGTGAAGTGGCTTTATAAATGCCAGGTCGTGTTAAGCGGACAGAACCTGTTCACGATTTCTCCTGCAACCAAATATGGCTTCGACCCTGAAAACGGTAGTACCAATAACTACGACTACCCCGTGCAACGTGTGTATGCCGTTAGCGTGAACCTTGGATTTTAA
- a CDS encoding DUF5018-related domain-containing protein, with amino-acid sequence MKKNMIKLMKSSLLLMLVLVCSSCLKGNMDDLPAFEEANITDVKFDFRYKDPTDEWINGEPVVKVVTLTVADKVINAEAGTITCTVTVPPADGPFTEVIRSTVALTNLVGKFNLSTAAIIAPQDGAPTLGSPGDFSATRRYLVTAANGTKKDWTIQVTALNK; translated from the coding sequence ATGAAAAAGAATATGATAAAACTGATGAAGAGTAGCCTGTTGTTAATGCTTGTTCTGGTATGTTCATCTTGCCTGAAAGGAAATATGGACGATCTGCCAGCTTTTGAAGAAGCCAATATCACGGATGTGAAGTTTGACTTTCGTTATAAAGATCCGACAGATGAATGGATCAACGGAGAACCGGTCGTGAAAGTTGTCACTCTGACTGTAGCCGACAAGGTGATCAATGCGGAAGCCGGAACAATCACCTGTACGGTCACTGTACCTCCTGCCGACGGTCCTTTTACGGAAGTGATCCGCAGCACGGTAGCTTTGACCAATCTGGTAGGAAAATTCAACCTTTCCACAGCCGCAATCATTGCCCCGCAGGACGGTGCTCCTACGTTGGGATCACCCGGCGACTTCTCTGCTACACGCAGATATTTGGTAACGGCTGCTAACGGTACGAAGAAAGACTGGACTATCCAGGTCACTGCATTAAATAAGTAA
- a CDS encoding endo-alpha-N-acetylgalactosaminidase family protein, translated as MKKMKKTQIWFLCLVCLFVCPSLFSQGLSQESWRNISGEKYDWTKTMRPEQPYMHPYHQMQLMKIMLSYPDEKGDPVLCYTFEQVLSLVKQMDAVTRGLPKTLYLVGWQYKGHDDKYPAWFEVNNTLKRDCDATGRESLLWLVEEARKYNTYISVHVNMTDAYDDSPLWDEYLSKGFISRNTDGTPMQIGVWNGRKAYQICYKNEWESGYAVKRIDALLELLPFLKDAGSVMIDAFFVRDNPYEKISWEEEENYQRRIFRYFRGKGIDVTHESFNRLREGKDLFIGVSPWYLWFEATEADYMKYPAYLTTGGASYLFARQFPDLTKEQLQLGFLFGMSGRGEDCFGNLENGSLPDVNWIDKYRYQFYTGTLPYFYLNRYKRENLTGKGENRIAHYNDDLTVSLKDSTITHHKRLLRDHDDLFMPVLWRAGREYMAYSVKGYADKSWQLPPDWSDVYSVDIYKITPSGIFYKTTVTCGDGTLRLSLEPDEAVSVFPSTGRYKSDL; from the coding sequence ATGAAGAAGATGAAAAAGACTCAGATTTGGTTCTTGTGTTTGGTCTGTCTGTTTGTCTGTCCGTCCTTGTTCTCCCAGGGGCTATCCCAGGAGTCGTGGCGGAATATCTCCGGTGAAAAATACGACTGGACAAAGACAATGCGTCCCGAACAACCCTACATGCACCCGTATCATCAGATGCAACTGATGAAGATCATGCTGTCCTATCCCGACGAAAAGGGAGATCCCGTTCTATGTTATACCTTCGAACAAGTCCTGTCGTTGGTCAAACAGATGGATGCTGTTACGCGGGGATTACCGAAGACCCTCTATCTGGTCGGTTGGCAATACAAAGGCCATGACGATAAATACCCAGCCTGGTTTGAAGTGAACAACACCTTGAAAAGAGACTGCGACGCTACCGGACGTGAGTCGTTATTGTGGTTGGTAGAAGAGGCCAGAAAGTACAACACCTACATCAGTGTCCACGTGAATATGACGGATGCCTACGACGACAGCCCCCTTTGGGACGAATACCTGTCGAAAGGTTTCATATCCCGCAATACCGACGGAACCCCGATGCAGATCGGTGTATGGAATGGTCGCAAAGCCTATCAGATTTGTTATAAGAACGAGTGGGAGAGCGGCTATGCCGTCAAACGGATCGACGCTTTACTGGAACTGTTGCCCTTTCTGAAGGATGCCGGATCGGTCATGATCGATGCCTTCTTTGTGCGTGACAATCCCTATGAGAAGATTTCATGGGAAGAGGAAGAAAACTACCAGCGCAGGATATTCCGCTATTTCAGGGGAAAAGGAATCGATGTCACCCACGAAAGCTTTAACCGCCTGCGGGAAGGCAAAGACCTGTTTATCGGTGTGAGTCCCTGGTACCTGTGGTTTGAAGCGACCGAAGCCGATTATATGAAATACCCCGCATACCTGACGACCGGTGGAGCCTCCTACTTATTCGCCAGGCAGTTCCCCGACCTGACTAAAGAACAACTCCAACTGGGCTTCCTTTTCGGTATGAGCGGACGGGGAGAGGATTGTTTCGGTAACCTGGAAAACGGTTCGTTACCCGACGTGAACTGGATCGACAAATACCGTTACCAGTTCTACACCGGAACGCTACCTTATTTCTACCTGAACCGTTACAAGCGGGAGAACCTGACCGGAAAAGGAGAAAACCGTATTGCCCATTACAACGACGATCTGACCGTCTCGCTGAAAGACTCGACCATCACCCACCATAAACGGTTGTTGAGGGATCACGACGATCTCTTTATGCCCGTACTCTGGCGTGCCGGCCGTGAATATATGGCCTATTCCGTCAAGGGGTACGCAGATAAGAGTTGGCAACTACCACCCGACTGGTCGGACGTATACAGCGTGGATATTTATAAAATAACCCCTTCCGGTATCTTCTATAAAACAACGGTTACCTGTGGGGACGGAACCCTTCGCCTTTCCTTAGAACCGGATGAAGCCGTATCCGTATTCCCGTCCACCGGACGTTATAAATCCGATTTGTAA
- a CDS encoding FecR family protein, with amino-acid sequence MSNIKNRKDEEIKRRIQFKPVETEPDVVYNKMWQRIMNSDTIIMGVSSVWKYASIAVSIALLVVSSFLYKIHTEPRPLAYMEVASMVGSKTRVLLPDSTIVWLNGNSYIRYPEVFDENTRQIELIGEAFFDVTENKEKPFIVNLEGMHVQVLGTEFNILADANSGVIETTLIEGSVALFNEQNSSPTADRILVPGQQALFDKQSGSIEVRPVRTSSYTSWMTGDFFFEKITFGEILSVLERSFSVKFHLKNEAIKEVFLTAQFTHKESLEEILSILQISMRYKFEIKDRDVYIR; translated from the coding sequence ATGTCGAATATAAAAAACAGAAAAGACGAAGAGATAAAAAGACGCATTCAGTTCAAGCCGGTAGAAACAGAACCGGATGTCGTCTACAATAAAATGTGGCAACGGATCATGAACTCTGATACGATTATAATGGGCGTATCATCCGTTTGGAAATATGCATCCATTGCAGTATCCATAGCCTTATTGGTCGTTTCTTCTTTTTTATATAAGATACATACCGAACCCAGACCATTGGCCTATATGGAAGTAGCCTCGATGGTCGGTTCTAAAACCCGGGTTCTTTTGCCGGACAGCACAATCGTCTGGTTGAACGGCAATTCGTATATCCGGTATCCCGAAGTTTTTGATGAGAATACACGGCAAATAGAATTGATAGGGGAAGCGTTTTTTGATGTGACTGAGAATAAGGAAAAACCTTTTATCGTAAACCTGGAAGGCATGCATGTACAGGTGTTGGGTACGGAATTCAATATCCTGGCAGATGCAAACTCAGGTGTGATTGAGACCACGCTGATAGAAGGATCGGTTGCATTATTTAACGAACAAAACAGTAGTCCGACGGCCGACAGGATATTAGTTCCCGGCCAGCAGGCACTGTTTGACAAACAGAGTGGAAGTATCGAAGTTCGTCCCGTCAGGACTTCTTCTTATACTTCGTGGATGACAGGTGACTTCTTTTTTGAAAAAATCACATTCGGAGAGATCCTTAGTGTATTGGAGCGTTCTTTTAGTGTGAAGTTTCATTTGAAAAACGAAGCTATAAAAGAGGTATTCCTAACGGCACAATTTACGCATAAGGAGTCACTGGAGGAAATCTTGTCTATTCTGCAAATCTCAATGCGATATAAGTTTGAGATAAAGGATAGGGATGTGTATATCAGATAA